One window of the Sphaerochaeta associata genome contains the following:
- a CDS encoding P-II family nitrogen regulator, protein MKLLVFVLNNEEYLEEVLEAYVEAGITGSTILDSEGMGRFLTYEVPLFAGFKDFMKGNRPYNKTILSVVKDDEVVRKAKHLVDGVVGGLENPGTGIMFTLPVDWAAGLVQDEEEV, encoded by the coding sequence ATGAAACTACTGGTATTCGTCCTGAACAACGAAGAGTATCTGGAAGAGGTGCTTGAAGCCTACGTAGAAGCGGGCATCACCGGCTCCACCATCCTCGACAGCGAGGGAATGGGCCGTTTCCTGACGTATGAAGTACCTCTTTTTGCAGGATTCAAAGACTTTATGAAAGGCAACAGACCTTATAATAAAACCATCCTCTCGGTCGTTAAGGACGATGAGGTGGTACGCAAGGCCAAACATCTGGTCGATGGAGTGGTGGGAGGATTGGAAAATCCTGGAACCGGCATTATGTTCACCCTGCCGGTTGACTGGGCTGCTGGTTTGGTACAAGACGAGGAAGAGGTATAG
- the hisB gene encoding bifunctional histidinol-phosphatase/imidazoleglycerol-phosphate dehydratase HisB: MHERVLFLDRDGIIVEETQVDSLEKIRYIPGVFSALARLRSSGLWYFAMVSNQDGVGTPSFPQESFDIPQQRILETLAGEGISFDALHIDFSLPSDNCPGRKPRIGMLGEYQGEKYDLEHSVVIGDRLTDVQLARNLGCKAVWFASPSRANELSDELKETCILISDNWARVASFLLDDSALAPRIARIERKTKETEIALELNLDGGGQGHVHTHIPFFDHMLEQVVRHSGCNLDLHAHGDLVVDEHHTIEDVGLALGQAFRQALGDKRGISRYGFELLPMDEVLAQVAIDFSARPYLQWKVDFKREYIGTFPTEMVEHFFKSFSDSAQCNLALSVGEGNAHHQCEALFKAFARALRKAVHRNPYSMELPSTKGML, from the coding sequence ATGCATGAACGGGTGTTGTTTCTCGATCGTGACGGTATTATCGTCGAGGAAACCCAGGTCGACAGCCTGGAAAAAATCAGGTATATCCCCGGTGTGTTCTCCGCCCTGGCCAGACTCCGTTCCTCCGGGCTGTGGTATTTTGCCATGGTGAGCAACCAGGACGGGGTGGGCACCCCATCCTTTCCTCAGGAATCCTTTGACATCCCCCAACAGAGGATCCTGGAGACCTTGGCCGGGGAGGGCATTTCCTTCGATGCCCTGCATATTGATTTTTCCCTGCCTTCGGACAACTGCCCCGGAAGGAAGCCAAGGATCGGGATGCTTGGAGAGTACCAGGGTGAAAAATACGACCTTGAGCATTCGGTGGTGATAGGGGATCGACTGACCGATGTCCAGCTTGCCAGGAACCTCGGATGCAAGGCTGTCTGGTTTGCCTCTCCTTCCCGTGCCAACGAGCTGTCCGACGAACTGAAGGAGACTTGCATCCTCATCAGCGACAATTGGGCCCGAGTTGCTTCGTTCTTGCTCGACGACAGCGCTCTGGCCCCCCGTATCGCCCGCATTGAGCGAAAGACAAAGGAGACCGAAATCGCCCTTGAGCTCAACCTCGATGGAGGAGGCCAGGGACATGTGCACACCCATATCCCCTTCTTCGACCATATGCTTGAGCAGGTGGTTCGCCACAGCGGCTGCAATCTGGATTTGCACGCTCACGGGGATCTGGTTGTGGATGAGCATCACACCATCGAGGATGTGGGGCTTGCCCTGGGGCAGGCGTTTCGGCAGGCTTTGGGCGACAAGCGTGGCATCAGCAGGTATGGGTTTGAGCTGCTTCCGATGGATGAGGTGCTTGCCCAGGTAGCCATCGATTTCTCTGCAAGGCCCTACCTGCAGTGGAAGGTCGACTTCAAGCGTGAGTATATCGGTACCTTCCCCACTGAGATGGTCGAGCATTTTTTCAAGTCGTTCAGTGACAGCGCACAGTGCAATCTCGCACTTTCTGTAGGTGAGGGAAACGCCCATCACCAGTGCGAGGCTCTGTTCAAGGCGTTTGCCAGAGCGCTTAGGAAGGCGGTGCACCGCAATCCGTACTCCATGGAACTGCCTTCCACCAAGGGGATGCTATGA
- the hisG gene encoding ATP phosphoribosyltransferase produces MAQVLRIAIQKSGRLSEKSLEIIKKCGIKFGSDERVLKEQASNFPLEFLYVRDDDIPAYIRDGVADIGIVGRNEYDEQAIDLQVLTDLGFAKCRLSIAVPQDMHYTGLISLEGKRIATSYPNILGGILKEQGVKASFVQVSGSVEVTPAVGIADAICDLVSTGATLAMNGLKEVQAIYTSTAVMIGRKQMGSSEKEAILQRLMLRIDAVMRAASFKYVIFNLPEEHLDQVARIVGGMKSPTVTRLMEAGWVSVQTVVAEDTFWDVFEQLKALGAQGILVTPIEKMTE; encoded by the coding sequence ATGGCACAAGTATTGAGAATCGCAATCCAGAAGAGTGGCAGGCTGAGTGAGAAATCACTGGAAATCATCAAAAAGTGCGGTATTAAGTTCGGTAGTGACGAGCGTGTTCTCAAGGAACAGGCTTCCAATTTTCCCCTGGAGTTCCTCTATGTCCGCGATGATGATATTCCTGCCTATATCCGTGACGGTGTGGCGGACATCGGCATAGTCGGACGCAACGAGTACGACGAACAGGCCATCGACCTGCAGGTGCTTACCGACCTCGGGTTTGCCAAATGTCGTCTCAGTATTGCTGTTCCCCAGGATATGCACTATACAGGCTTGATCAGCCTCGAGGGCAAGCGCATCGCCACCAGCTACCCCAACATCCTCGGTGGTATATTGAAGGAGCAGGGGGTGAAGGCGAGCTTTGTGCAAGTCTCCGGTTCGGTGGAGGTGACACCTGCCGTCGGCATTGCCGATGCCATTTGCGACTTGGTTTCAACCGGAGCGACCCTTGCCATGAACGGGCTGAAGGAAGTTCAGGCCATCTACACCTCGACCGCTGTCATGATCGGGCGCAAGCAGATGGGAAGCAGTGAGAAAGAGGCGATTCTCCAGCGCCTTATGCTGCGCATCGATGCGGTGATGCGTGCCGCCTCCTTCAAATATGTAATCTTCAACCTGCCCGAGGAACACCTCGATCAGGTGGCTCGTATTGTCGGCGGTATGAAGAGCCCGACGGTCACGCGTCTGATGGAAGCGGGCTGGGTTTCAGTGCAGACCGTTGTTGCCGAAGATACGTTCTGGGATGTGTTCGAGCAGCTCAAGGCTCTCGGAGCCCAAGGAATTCTGGTGACTCCGATTGAGAAAATGACCGAGTAG
- the hisA gene encoding 1-(5-phosphoribosyl)-5-[(5-phosphoribosylamino)methylideneamino]imidazole-4-carboxamide isomerase has translation MQLIPAIDIIEGSAVRLSQGLYDSKKVYASDPLEIAKQFEAANIKRLHLVDLDGAKGKGIVNLHILERLAAHTSLIIDFGGGIKRTEDLQAAFDAGASMVTCGSIAVKDPLLVRSWIEGFGSSRLILGADARDGLIQSSGWLESSTLEVGPFIDAYLDYGLDTVICTDISKDGMLQGPSLELYKKLLGSRPSLKLIASGGVASLGDLKALKGAGLYGAIIGKALYEGRISLEELAGFGEEEDAG, from the coding sequence ATGCAGCTGATTCCCGCCATTGACATCATCGAGGGTTCGGCGGTTCGTCTCAGCCAAGGGCTGTATGACTCCAAGAAGGTATATGCTTCCGACCCCTTGGAAATAGCCAAGCAATTTGAAGCTGCCAACATCAAGAGACTGCACTTGGTGGATTTGGACGGCGCAAAAGGCAAGGGTATCGTGAATCTTCATATCCTTGAGCGCCTTGCCGCCCACACCTCCTTGATCATCGATTTCGGGGGTGGCATCAAGAGGACCGAGGACCTGCAGGCGGCCTTCGATGCGGGGGCGAGCATGGTGACCTGCGGTTCGATCGCCGTCAAGGATCCTTTGCTTGTACGTTCCTGGATCGAGGGCTTCGGCAGCAGCCGTTTGATTCTTGGTGCCGATGCCCGGGATGGCTTGATCCAGAGCAGCGGGTGGTTGGAGTCGAGTACTCTAGAGGTTGGTCCGTTCATCGATGCATATCTTGACTATGGCCTGGATACCGTCATTTGTACCGATATCTCCAAAGACGGCATGCTGCAAGGCCCTTCCTTGGAACTGTACAAGAAATTGCTCGGCTCTCGTCCGTCCTTGAAGCTCATCGCCTCCGGGGGTGTGGCTTCCCTGGGGGATCTGAAGGCATTGAAGGGAGCAGGTCTGTACGGTGCGATCATCGGCAAGGCTTTGTACGAAGGTAGGATAAGCTTGGAAGAACTTGCAGGATTCGGGGAGGAAGAGGATGCTGGCTAA
- a CDS encoding monovalent cation/H+ antiporter complex subunit F yields MSSFILSGMQTALFVFAFITLIRLMLGPTSSDRLVALNVLSAVSLALLILWGIRNRRTLYLDVALVYDIFGFLGFLAITRFLKHRKEGR; encoded by the coding sequence ATGAGTTCTTTCATTCTTTCAGGCATGCAGACAGCCTTGTTCGTATTTGCCTTCATCACCTTGATCCGACTCATGCTCGGCCCCACCTCAAGCGACCGGCTTGTCGCCCTCAATGTACTCTCTGCAGTCTCGTTGGCCCTCTTGATCCTGTGGGGGATACGAAATCGTAGAACACTCTATCTCGATGTAGCCTTGGTCTATGATATCTTCGGTTTTCTTGGCTTCCTGGCCATTACGCGGTTTCTCAAGCACCGCAAGGAGGGACGATGA
- the hisD gene encoding histidinol dehydrogenase gives MAYLARFYDPQDEELPNLLARNTINSEGLTERVSAILAAVKEEGDAALLRFAKQFDKASLSELRVRETEILEAKGKISDDLKRALAVAYNNIFSFHTEQLPQAEKLSVRPGVELSRKIVPIQRVGLYIPGGTAPLFSTTLMLAIPAQVAHCPSVVLCTPPDKDGNIHPAILYAASLCGVKEIYKVGGAQAIGAMAYGTQSIKAVDKIFGPGNQYVTEAKIQVSSSCCAIDMPAGPSEVMVIASPASNPDYVASDLLSQAEHGRDSQAMLVVCAGEKEGFAFLDKVEQAIERQLAVLGRHEYLLASLHSSRAFVHPDPRRCAALANAYAAEHLIINMEDEPAEKQLLDWIVNAGSIFLGPYSCESAGDYASGTNHTLPTNGWARSYSGVSTDSYLKKITVQKLSKDGLEDLAPTLLTMSEAEKLTAHRNAVAIRLGGER, from the coding sequence ATGGCCTATCTTGCACGATTCTATGACCCACAGGACGAAGAGCTGCCCAACCTGCTCGCCCGTAACACAATAAACAGCGAGGGCCTGACCGAGCGGGTGAGCGCCATTCTAGCGGCGGTGAAGGAGGAGGGCGATGCAGCCCTGCTGCGATTTGCAAAGCAGTTCGACAAAGCCTCTTTATCCGAGCTTCGGGTACGTGAAACTGAGATTCTGGAGGCAAAGGGCAAGATATCCGATGATTTGAAACGGGCTCTTGCGGTGGCCTACAACAACATTTTCTCCTTCCATACCGAGCAGCTTCCCCAGGCGGAGAAGCTTTCAGTAAGGCCTGGAGTCGAGCTTTCACGCAAGATAGTCCCCATACAACGGGTGGGTCTCTACATCCCCGGTGGTACGGCACCCTTGTTTTCCACCACGTTGATGCTGGCAATTCCAGCCCAAGTGGCTCACTGTCCTTCGGTGGTGCTCTGTACTCCCCCGGACAAGGATGGGAACATCCATCCTGCCATTCTGTATGCAGCCTCCCTGTGCGGAGTGAAGGAAATCTACAAGGTAGGCGGCGCCCAGGCAATCGGTGCCATGGCATACGGGACACAGAGCATCAAGGCGGTGGATAAGATTTTCGGACCGGGCAACCAGTATGTCACCGAGGCAAAGATTCAGGTAAGCAGCAGCTGCTGTGCCATCGATATGCCAGCCGGTCCGAGTGAAGTCATGGTCATCGCATCTCCTGCGTCCAACCCGGACTATGTTGCCAGTGACTTGCTCAGCCAGGCCGAGCATGGACGTGACAGTCAGGCGATGCTGGTCGTCTGTGCAGGAGAAAAGGAGGGATTCGCTTTCCTGGACAAGGTCGAGCAGGCCATCGAAAGACAATTGGCCGTCTTGGGCAGGCATGAGTATCTTTTGGCCAGTCTGCATAGCAGCCGTGCGTTCGTCCATCCTGATCCGAGGCGGTGCGCCGCCTTGGCCAACGCGTATGCAGCCGAGCACCTTATCATCAATATGGAGGATGAGCCTGCTGAAAAACAACTGTTGGATTGGATAGTCAATGCCGGTTCCATATTTTTAGGTCCCTACTCGTGTGAGAGTGCGGGCGACTATGCAAGCGGTACCAACCACACCTTGCCGACCAATGGCTGGGCGAGAAGTTACAGCGGGGTAAGCACCGATTCTTATCTCAAGAAAATCACGGTGCAGAAGCTGAGCAAGGATGGGTTGGAAGACCTTGCTCCGACGTTATTGACGATGTCCGAAGCAGAGAAGCTGACTGCGCACCGTAATGCGGTTGCGATTCGATTGGGAGGAGAGAGATGA
- the mnhG gene encoding monovalent cation/H(+) antiporter subunit G — translation MIIREILSLIAFLIGTAFGIVGMIGLFRFKDPYSRLHAGSLCATTAVFSYLIALLLLSPSLASTARLIILIVFFLISAPTGSSIVARFIWESEDAEKHRSSMAKEDKSL, via the coding sequence ATGATCATACGGGAAATCCTCTCCCTCATTGCATTTTTAATTGGAACCGCCTTCGGCATTGTGGGTATGATCGGTCTCTTCAGGTTCAAGGACCCATACAGTCGTCTCCATGCAGGTTCGTTGTGCGCAACGACGGCGGTCTTCTCCTACCTGATTGCCTTGCTGTTGCTCTCCCCCTCGCTGGCCAGTACCGCCCGCCTGATCATCCTCATCGTGTTCTTTCTCATCTCTGCTCCCACCGGCAGCTCCATTGTCGCCAGATTCATTTGGGAGAGTGAGGACGCCGAGAAGCACCGATCCTCCATGGCAA
- the hisIE gene encoding bifunctional phosphoribosyl-AMP cyclohydrolase/phosphoribosyl-ATP diphosphatase HisIE, with translation MMGLDFEKQGGLIPAIVQDAVTRKVLMLGYMNEEALKLTRDKNLVTFYSRSRQALWTKGETSGNYLQVREILEDCDHDTLLIKAIPTGPVCHTGADTCFDEVNDPEQVSSTEFLFYLEEVIHDRRDFPQEGSYTNHLFSRGLNKIAQKVGEEAVELIIESKDDNKNLFLGEAADLMYHFLVLLTQKNVQFSEVIDVLKGRHSR, from the coding sequence ATCATGGGACTTGATTTTGAAAAACAGGGAGGCTTGATCCCTGCCATTGTACAGGATGCCGTAACACGCAAGGTCCTGATGCTTGGGTATATGAATGAAGAGGCACTGAAGCTGACACGCGACAAGAACCTGGTGACCTTCTATTCACGTAGCCGTCAGGCTCTGTGGACCAAGGGCGAGACCAGCGGCAACTATCTGCAGGTCCGTGAAATTCTTGAGGACTGCGACCACGATACCCTCTTGATCAAGGCGATTCCCACCGGTCCTGTCTGCCATACAGGAGCCGATACCTGCTTCGACGAGGTAAACGATCCCGAGCAGGTCTCCTCTACCGAATTCCTGTTCTATCTTGAGGAGGTTATTCATGATCGGCGTGATTTCCCCCAGGAAGGTTCCTATACCAATCACTTGTTCAGTCGCGGGTTGAACAAGATTGCCCAAAAGGTCGGTGAGGAAGCTGTTGAATTGATCATCGAGAGCAAGGATGACAATAAGAATCTCTTCCTTGGTGAAGCTGCCGATTTGATGTACCACTTCCTGGTTCTCCTTACCCAGAAGAATGTACAATTTTCGGAGGTCATCGATGTGCTGAAGGGAAGACACAGCCGTTAA
- a CDS encoding PTS sugar transporter subunit IIA, which produces MANIRDLLDQRCILLDRSEQTIQGVIKTLTDQLHAVHPEQAPDNLVERLRDGGFHTTCMGEGCAITHARCPSMKKTLLAAMRLTPSLDLKALDGKQVVLVFLLVGPQKSSSFHLRILSKLARLLHQSDLREALITSKSSIDFHTLIADKE; this is translated from the coding sequence ATGGCGAACATAAGGGATTTACTCGATCAGCGTTGCATCCTGCTCGATCGAAGCGAACAAACCATCCAAGGAGTCATCAAGACCCTGACCGACCAACTGCATGCAGTGCACCCCGAGCAAGCTCCCGACAACTTGGTCGAGCGTCTCAGAGACGGGGGCTTTCATACCACCTGCATGGGAGAAGGCTGCGCCATCACCCATGCCCGCTGCCCCTCGATGAAGAAGACCCTGCTTGCAGCCATGCGCCTCACACCCTCCTTGGACCTCAAGGCCCTGGACGGCAAGCAGGTCGTTCTGGTTTTCCTGTTGGTAGGCCCGCAAAAGAGCTCCAGTTTTCATTTGAGGATTCTCAGCAAACTTGCCCGTTTGCTCCATCAAAGTGATCTTCGTGAAGCGCTGATAACCAGCAAGAGCAGCATAGACTTTCACACCCTCATCGCCGACAAGGAGTAA
- the hisC gene encoding histidinol-phosphate transaminase has protein sequence MRELLRENIATLRPYSCARNDFTGEAEVYLDANENWQDFVGREDANRYPDPMAVHVRKALEDVLGLPFDHTVIGNGSDELIDNLFRCFCRPQKDTVLLMPPTYGAYRVFADINDVRVENVPLTPDFQIDMPAITSYLAEEKGRRTQESRLKMLFICSPNNPSGNAFPLDEVRTICSLFDGIVVVDEAYFDFNTQESAVSLLDEYENLVVLRTLSKCWALASARVGVAIASKEIIAVIRSMKYPYNVGGPSQAIALKALEQADQVQKGLAMIKRERERLSVELAKLSCVVQVFKSDANFFLVRMTDAAGIYHYLLGKGIIVRNRSKEMHCENCLRITIGSEHENDVLLAALKEYDHA, from the coding sequence ATGAGAGAGTTGCTCAGAGAGAATATTGCCACGCTGAGACCGTACAGCTGTGCACGCAATGATTTCACCGGGGAGGCCGAGGTGTACCTCGACGCCAACGAGAACTGGCAGGACTTTGTCGGCAGGGAGGACGCAAACCGCTACCCCGATCCCATGGCCGTTCATGTGCGCAAGGCCCTTGAGGATGTGTTGGGTCTTCCGTTCGACCATACGGTCATAGGAAACGGCAGCGATGAGTTGATCGACAATCTGTTTCGCTGTTTCTGCCGCCCGCAAAAGGATACCGTCCTTCTGATGCCTCCCACCTATGGCGCCTATCGTGTGTTCGCCGACATCAACGATGTTCGGGTGGAAAATGTTCCCCTTACCCCTGACTTTCAAATCGACATGCCGGCCATTACGTCCTATCTGGCTGAAGAGAAGGGGCGAAGAACACAAGAATCCAGGCTGAAAATGCTCTTCATCTGCAGTCCGAACAATCCCAGCGGCAATGCCTTCCCCTTGGATGAGGTGCGCACAATCTGCTCCTTGTTCGATGGGATTGTTGTTGTCGATGAAGCTTATTTTGACTTCAACACTCAAGAGAGTGCAGTGAGCCTGCTTGATGAGTATGAGAATCTTGTAGTGTTGCGCACGCTTTCCAAGTGCTGGGCTTTGGCCAGCGCACGGGTCGGAGTGGCGATTGCAAGCAAAGAGATCATAGCTGTCATCAGGAGCATGAAGTATCCCTACAATGTGGGAGGTCCTTCGCAGGCCATTGCACTGAAGGCGCTTGAGCAGGCGGACCAAGTCCAGAAGGGGCTTGCTATGATTAAGAGGGAGCGGGAGCGCCTGAGTGTCGAGCTTGCCAAGTTGAGCTGTGTCGTCCAGGTATTCAAAAGCGACGCCAATTTCTTTCTGGTCCGCATGACCGATGCCGCCGGCATCTACCACTATCTGCTTGGCAAAGGTATTATAGTGCGTAACCGCAGCAAGGAGATGCACTGCGAAAATTGTTTGAGGATCACCATCGGCAGCGAGCACGAAAATGATGTGCTGCTCGCCGCCTTGAAGGAGTACGACCATGCATGA
- a CDS encoding Na+/H+ antiporter subunit E, which produces MNSRRIWALIRFVLTTLFLFLVWLLFTTEPGLFSLLFGLGASILTASLTYHIFLPEHEAGLGFFIPRPLSLIRFLLLMVVSLYVSSFSVVKAVISGNTNPRIVHFRTRLRSDIARTVLANAITFTPGTMTLDLNDDHLTVHWLLCTTMHTKAAGEAVKTKLEHALGRTWL; this is translated from the coding sequence ATGAACAGTAGAAGAATCTGGGCCCTCATACGTTTTGTACTGACCACCCTCTTTCTTTTCCTTGTTTGGCTTCTTTTCACCACGGAGCCGGGACTATTTTCCTTGCTCTTTGGTCTTGGAGCCTCCATTCTGACTGCAAGTCTCACCTATCATATATTCTTACCCGAGCACGAGGCCGGTTTGGGGTTCTTCATCCCCAGGCCACTCTCGCTCATCAGGTTCCTCCTGCTGATGGTCGTCTCCTTGTATGTCAGCAGCTTCTCGGTGGTTAAAGCGGTGATAAGCGGAAACACCAACCCCCGCATCGTTCATTTCCGAACACGCCTGCGCTCGGACATCGCAAGGACCGTCCTGGCGAATGCAATCACCTTCACCCCGGGGACCATGACACTGGACCTCAACGACGACCACCTGACGGTACACTGGCTGCTCTGTACCACCATGCATACGAAAGCGGCGGGAGAGGCGGTCAAGACAAAGCTGGAGCACGCTTTGGGGAGGACGTGGCTATGA
- the hisF gene encoding imidazole glycerol phosphate synthase subunit HisF has translation MLAKRIIPCLDVRDGRTVKGVNFVNLRDAGDAVELAKAYSLCGADELTFLDITATVEGRSTFCALVERIAQNIAIPFTVGGGIRSADDVSALLDSGADKISINSQAVADPGVIDSLALRFGSQCVVCAIDARRNPAFDTPNQEGWEVYVHGGRKPTGIEVISWAKQAYGRGAGEILLTSMEHDGTKGGFAIDLTRRVAQAVGIPVIASGGAGSMEHFEAVFKEGQADAALAASIFHFHEIDIPQLKIFLEQRGITMRTR, from the coding sequence ATGCTGGCTAAACGGATAATACCCTGTCTCGATGTTCGGGATGGAAGAACGGTGAAAGGGGTCAACTTTGTCAACCTCAGGGACGCAGGGGACGCGGTGGAACTGGCCAAGGCGTACAGCCTCTGTGGTGCCGATGAGCTGACGTTTCTCGATATCACGGCGACGGTGGAGGGCCGTTCGACCTTCTGCGCCCTGGTCGAGCGTATCGCACAGAACATCGCCATCCCCTTCACGGTCGGTGGGGGAATACGAAGTGCTGACGATGTTTCGGCTCTTTTGGATAGCGGGGCCGATAAGATTTCCATCAACAGCCAGGCGGTCGCCGACCCTGGCGTCATCGATTCGCTTGCCCTGCGTTTCGGTTCCCAGTGCGTGGTGTGTGCCATTGATGCCAGGCGCAATCCTGCCTTCGACACCCCAAACCAGGAAGGATGGGAAGTATATGTGCATGGCGGGCGCAAGCCTACCGGCATCGAGGTTATCTCCTGGGCCAAGCAGGCATACGGCAGGGGCGCAGGGGAGATTCTGCTTACCAGCATGGAGCACGACGGCACCAAGGGTGGGTTTGCCATCGACTTGACCCGCCGGGTCGCCCAGGCTGTGGGCATTCCTGTTATCGCCAGCGGCGGGGCGGGGTCCATGGAACATTTTGAAGCGGTATTCAAGGAAGGACAGGCTGATGCGGCTCTGGCGGCATCAATTTTTCATTTTCATGAAATAGATATCCCACAGCTGAAGATTTTTCTTGAGCAACGTGGTATAACTATGCGTACCCGCTAG
- a CDS encoding histidine phosphatase family protein: MSIYVVRHAEKQSGDFHHEGLKFNDQPITKAGMESARRLVAFFSPIDIASIHVSEYLRTQQTIAFVAESKGLVPLVDRRINEIDIGVIEEMTDTQVEEQYPDFWAAYHTRDHEFRMPGGETGYEAQKRIRSLFDSLDRTKNHILCTHEGLTRILLCSVLGLPAYRRHLFSIDYASITVFEYLPDFHCWTVPKVNMVL, translated from the coding sequence ATGAGCATTTATGTCGTTCGTCATGCCGAGAAGCAGAGCGGTGATTTTCACCATGAAGGCTTGAAGTTCAATGATCAACCGATTACCAAGGCAGGGATGGAAAGCGCCCGTCGATTGGTGGCCTTCTTCTCTCCTATCGATATTGCTTCCATTCACGTCAGTGAGTACCTGAGAACCCAACAAACCATCGCTTTTGTTGCAGAATCAAAAGGCTTGGTGCCTCTTGTTGACCGTAGGATCAATGAGATTGATATCGGTGTCATCGAAGAGATGACCGATACACAAGTTGAAGAGCAGTACCCTGATTTCTGGGCTGCCTACCACACTCGCGATCATGAGTTCCGCATGCCCGGCGGCGAAACCGGATATGAAGCACAAAAGCGTATCAGAAGTCTTTTCGACTCTTTGGATAGGACGAAGAACCATATCCTCTGCACTCACGAAGGCTTGACCCGAATCCTTCTCTGCTCGGTGTTGGGCCTTCCAGCATACCGAAGACACCTTTTCAGCATCGATTATGCATCGATTACCGTGTTTGAATACCTGCCGGACTTCCACTGTTGGACGGTACCGAAGGTGAATATGGTGCTTTGA
- the hisH gene encoding imidazole glycerol phosphate synthase subunit HisH: protein MNIAIVKYNAGNTRSVLCALNRLGYEGVVTDDRTTLEKADRIIFPGVGEASTAMAYLREKGLDQVLVNLRQPFLGICLGMQLMCANSEENATKALGIFDAPVLKFRLDPEYKVPHMGWNTLSCKADELFSGLPHTNWCYFVHSYYVPVCSSTIASTEYGGQAFTAILHKDNFYGCQFHPEKSAESGERILRNFLEVL, encoded by the coding sequence ATGAACATAGCAATAGTCAAATATAATGCGGGCAACACCCGCTCGGTGCTCTGCGCCCTGAACCGGCTTGGGTATGAGGGCGTGGTTACCGATGATCGAACCACTTTGGAGAAAGCAGACCGGATCATTTTCCCCGGGGTGGGAGAGGCTTCCACCGCCATGGCATACCTACGGGAAAAAGGTCTGGATCAGGTCTTGGTCAACCTCAGGCAGCCATTTTTGGGTATCTGCCTGGGCATGCAGCTGATGTGTGCCAACAGTGAAGAGAATGCTACGAAGGCTTTGGGGATTTTCGATGCTCCTGTGCTCAAGTTCCGTCTTGATCCCGAGTATAAAGTACCCCATATGGGTTGGAATACGCTCAGTTGCAAAGCAGATGAGCTCTTTTCGGGCTTGCCTCACACGAACTGGTGCTACTTCGTGCACAGCTACTACGTGCCTGTTTGCAGCAGTACCATCGCCTCCACAGAATATGGAGGACAGGCTTTCACTGCGATTCTCCACAAGGATAACTTCTATGGGTGTCAATTCCATCCTGAGAAGAGCGCAGAAAGCGGCGAGCGTATTCTGAGAAACTTTCTGGAGGTGCTGTGA